In Paenibacillus sp. G2S3, a single window of DNA contains:
- a CDS encoding LysM peptidoglycan-binding domain-containing protein: MFDQSHGLRFDIYERIHLSEELPGIAELEEVELLPEIQVIQREDRAELYGQLLLTGLYRSEDDRTQRLEHAIPVEITVPLTRVSSIEDIGVEIENFDIDLLTMRTVNITGVLSLRGIGGAEPQPQPTWQQEEYTVAYSPLSDDRVIEASAENQEHETDALYENSQWTFGEDASEVAVEEHEHAEANADASEAPLVSSGAGHSSPIVNFSSAHEKDKGAKARTHSLDSQTEDSKAGIADYWFKAESQNEEAEAYQLNQVSQTSEADQEQEAEYTFASRETAVPAANADADQDIAVFASEKVANNELHAQEENAQPINDNTNEGLVSQETVPHAEEKQDLKIALGSKKEAEVPAKEHLTFSSLLSSSRSRKEQEALLSEGNASAAAIIPEVGNNTEWKSRFITGADGANLFRKVRLCIVQREETLDTIAEKYQLSARELGMYNRLSGQSVEEGQVLYIP; the protein is encoded by the coding sequence GTGTTTGATCAGTCCCACGGCTTGCGGTTTGATATTTATGAACGCATTCACCTATCGGAAGAGCTTCCGGGAATAGCTGAGCTGGAGGAGGTTGAACTACTTCCGGAAATCCAGGTGATTCAGCGGGAGGATCGTGCCGAGTTATATGGTCAGCTGTTGCTTACCGGACTCTATCGGAGTGAAGATGACCGAACACAGCGTCTGGAGCACGCCATTCCCGTTGAAATCACTGTTCCGCTTACACGCGTCAGCTCGATTGAAGATATTGGGGTGGAGATCGAGAATTTTGATATCGATCTGCTCACGATGCGCACTGTGAATATAACAGGCGTATTATCACTACGGGGAATCGGTGGTGCGGAGCCTCAACCACAACCAACCTGGCAGCAGGAAGAGTACACAGTTGCCTATTCCCCTCTCAGTGATGACAGAGTAATTGAAGCATCTGCAGAGAACCAAGAACACGAAACTGATGCTCTTTATGAAAATTCACAATGGACCTTTGGTGAGGATGCATCGGAGGTTGCCGTGGAAGAACATGAGCATGCTGAAGCTAATGCAGACGCATCAGAGGCTCCACTGGTCTCGAGTGGAGCTGGTCATTCGTCCCCTATAGTTAATTTCTCATCCGCTCATGAGAAGGACAAGGGCGCGAAAGCTCGGACGCATAGTCTGGATTCGCAAACAGAGGATTCCAAAGCTGGAATAGCGGATTACTGGTTTAAAGCTGAGTCACAGAATGAGGAAGCTGAGGCGTATCAGCTGAATCAAGTTAGCCAGACTAGTGAAGCAGATCAAGAGCAAGAGGCTGAATATACTTTTGCTTCAAGAGAAACCGCTGTTCCAGCAGCTAATGCTGATGCGGATCAAGATATAGCTGTATTTGCTTCTGAAAAGGTGGCAAACAATGAACTTCACGCACAAGAAGAGAATGCGCAGCCGATCAATGATAATACGAACGAAGGCTTAGTTTCTCAGGAGACTGTGCCACATGCTGAGGAGAAACAAGATCTTAAGATTGCGCTAGGAAGTAAGAAAGAAGCAGAGGTTCCCGCAAAAGAACATCTCACCTTCTCTTCATTACTTAGCTCTAGTCGTTCTCGTAAAGAACAAGAGGCTCTCCTATCTGAAGGAAATGCATCGGCTGCAGCGATCATTCCAGAGGTAGGAAATAATACGGAGTGGAAGAGCAGATTCATCACGGGAGCAGATGGTGCTAACTTGTTCCGTAAGGTTCGCCTTTGCATCGTGCAGCGTGAAGAAACGCTGGATACAATCGCAGAGAAGTATCAGCTAAGTGCGCGGGAGCTGGGAATGTATAATCGATTGTCTGGGCAGAGTGTAGAAGAAGGGCAAGTGCTGTACATTCCGTAA
- a CDS encoding RluA family pseudouridine synthase, which produces MSTGAGERTGGGAWTRRGEWLEVTPGKIITGAEDSEAAIDKWLLETVGMPEKLHLRLRREGGIQWKGDRLRLALFPDREAGIEPVWEELEVLYEDDFCLVAHKPAGMAVHPDGSGLGVTLDHLVAAHYVASGDSVAVRHIHRLDKDTTGPVMYAKNEFAQLVLDENMREKSISRLYAAIIEGTVPPTLKVIDAPIGRDRHHAARRRVSPGGQSAVTRIHGCEALLGGSLVHVQLETGRTHQIRVHLSHMGHPLYGDALYGGPVWASSASGRHALHGEMLSFRHPWSGEQLEVSDPWPEDMLQLRELLAEAP; this is translated from the coding sequence TTGAGTACTGGAGCCGGAGAACGAACCGGTGGTGGAGCTTGGACTAGACGTGGAGAGTGGCTGGAAGTAACCCCCGGCAAAATCATTACGGGAGCCGAGGATTCTGAAGCTGCGATTGACAAGTGGCTGCTGGAAACTGTAGGTATGCCTGAGAAGCTTCATCTGCGTCTGCGCCGCGAGGGGGGCATTCAGTGGAAGGGAGATCGACTGCGATTGGCACTTTTTCCGGATCGTGAAGCCGGCATTGAACCGGTATGGGAAGAGCTTGAAGTGTTGTATGAGGATGATTTTTGCTTGGTTGCCCACAAGCCGGCAGGCATGGCGGTTCATCCGGATGGCAGTGGCTTAGGTGTAACGCTGGATCACCTTGTAGCTGCGCATTATGTCGCCTCTGGTGATAGTGTAGCTGTAAGGCATATTCACCGCCTGGACAAGGATACAACAGGCCCGGTGATGTACGCGAAGAATGAGTTCGCACAGCTTGTCCTAGACGAGAATATGCGTGAAAAAAGCATTTCGCGGCTCTACGCCGCGATCATCGAAGGCACAGTGCCGCCTACGCTTAAAGTGATCGACGCGCCGATAGGGCGCGATCGTCATCATGCGGCGCGGAGAAGAGTCTCACCCGGCGGACAGTCCGCCGTGACTCGAATCCACGGATGCGAAGCACTGCTTGGCGGGAGCCTGGTGCATGTGCAGCTGGAGACCGGACGGACGCATCAGATTCGCGTCCATCTCAGCCATATGGGTCATCCCTTGTATGGGGATGCGCTATATGGCGGCCCGGTCTGGGCTTCCAGCGCTTCCGGTCGTCATGCGCTCCATGGCGAGATGCTGTCTTTCCGCCACCCTTGGAGCGGTGAACAACTGGAAGTGAGCGATCCGTGGCCGGAGGATATGCTGCAGCTGCGGGAGCTGCTGGCTGAAGCACCTTGA
- the murC gene encoding UDP-N-acetylmuramate--L-alanine ligase, producing the protein MDTTERVHFIGIGGYGMSAIARVMLEMGYTVTGSDVAAQELTDKLIAKGAKIYIGHTAEQVKGADLVVYSTALSSDNVEWVEAERLKIPILHRSQMLARLLNERKGVAVAGAHGKTTTSSMIALVMEECDVDPTYIIGGEIMNVGTNAKAGQGEFVVAEADESDGSFLHYHPWLGIVTNVEADHLENYDGDFNRLKAAYVQFMNQTREDGTAIVCADDENVISLLPEVSGKVITYGIKSNTADYIATDIVLGDRQVSYTMNHNGEVLGRIELSVPGQYNLYNSMAAVIACLKSGISFEKIAEAIVKFHGAKRRFQVLGEVNDILVIDDYAHHPTEIQATISAAKATGKRIIAVFQPQRYTRTFFLLDAFSRAFSEADEVIITDIYSPAGEKQIEGVTSAKLVELIVKNSNAGARHLPTKEDVLADLTPRIAPGDLVITMGAGDIWKVGYALADGLKKHQ; encoded by the coding sequence TTGGATACTACTGAACGTGTGCATTTTATAGGGATCGGCGGCTACGGAATGAGCGCGATTGCCCGGGTAATGCTGGAAATGGGATATACAGTTACGGGCTCCGATGTGGCTGCCCAAGAATTAACGGATAAATTGATTGCCAAAGGTGCCAAGATTTATATCGGGCATACAGCGGAACAAGTAAAAGGTGCGGATCTAGTCGTATACTCTACGGCTTTGTCTAGTGATAATGTGGAATGGGTGGAAGCTGAGCGTCTTAAGATTCCAATTCTGCATCGTTCGCAAATGTTAGCCCGTTTATTGAATGAACGTAAAGGGGTAGCCGTTGCTGGAGCACACGGAAAAACTACCACCTCCTCCATGATTGCACTTGTGATGGAAGAGTGCGACGTTGATCCAACGTATATTATCGGTGGAGAGATTATGAATGTAGGTACGAATGCAAAGGCGGGACAAGGTGAGTTTGTAGTAGCGGAAGCGGATGAGAGTGATGGCTCTTTCCTGCATTACCACCCTTGGCTTGGGATTGTTACGAATGTTGAAGCCGATCACTTGGAAAATTACGATGGGGACTTTAACCGTCTTAAGGCTGCATACGTACAGTTCATGAACCAAACGCGCGAAGATGGAACTGCTATAGTATGCGCTGACGACGAGAATGTGATTTCTCTTTTACCTGAAGTATCAGGTAAGGTGATTACTTATGGCATCAAGTCGAACACGGCGGATTATATTGCCACTGATATCGTTCTGGGAGATCGTCAGGTATCTTACACGATGAATCATAATGGAGAAGTGCTTGGACGGATTGAACTCTCAGTTCCCGGACAGTACAATCTTTATAATTCAATGGCTGCGGTAATCGCTTGTTTGAAATCAGGGATTTCTTTCGAGAAAATCGCTGAAGCGATTGTGAAATTCCATGGTGCGAAGCGCCGTTTTCAAGTGCTCGGAGAAGTCAATGACATTCTGGTCATTGATGATTATGCGCATCATCCTACAGAGATTCAGGCAACGATCAGTGCTGCCAAGGCTACAGGAAAACGAATTATTGCAGTATTCCAGCCTCAGCGCTATACTCGTACGTTCTTCTTGTTAGATGCTTTCAGCCGTGCCTTTAGCGAAGCCGACGAAGTCATCATCACCGATATATACTCTCCGGCTGGAGAGAAACAGATCGAAGGTGTTACTTCAGCGAAGCTGGTTGAGCTTATCGTTAAGAACAGTAATGCGGGCGCGAGACATCTACCAACCAAAGAAGATGTGCTTGCTGATTTGACACCTCGTATTGCTCCAGGTGATCTGGTGATTACGATGGGCGCAGGCGATATCTGGAAGGTCGGATACGCACTGGCAGACGGTTTGAAGAAGCATCAATAG
- a CDS encoding GGDEF domain-containing protein — protein sequence MSSLLEIRTLIYLFMFGNLFILLLITNYRSTAVKDTASTLFIRSKEVQLLFWCSILLWNYLPHALSIPLSNALILGGCCLEITALLLMMGVLGPRIKRYYIILSVLSAISFSIIALFFNHSNLRIACTSLWSILFVVYPAYHLTVNKKATPLQKILGVLFYIFAAIMLMRALVALIWEPEMNVFSTNLTQSLYYLGMYLLFIVGAAGFILLSNEHSFVKLKRIASYDDLTAILNRGAFLQEAEMKLEKAVRAQEHFSFLLLDLDYFKKVNDTYGHDTGDIVLEDFASTIKDNLGNGDLFGRLGGEEFAVILCGVDEQSCDQKAEALREAIMNASTQKIPQGYTVSIGVITIMPDPEISINKLYKLSDKALYQAKQEGRNRVIRYRYVY from the coding sequence ATGAGCTCCCTGCTTGAAATTAGAACACTAATTTATTTGTTTATGTTCGGAAATTTATTTATATTGCTGCTTATAACCAATTATCGAAGTACCGCTGTTAAAGATACAGCCTCCACCTTGTTCATCCGCTCAAAGGAGGTACAGCTACTCTTTTGGTGTTCGATTTTATTGTGGAATTATCTACCTCATGCGTTGTCCATTCCGCTTAGCAATGCTCTGATTCTTGGGGGATGCTGTCTAGAAATTACAGCATTACTGCTGATGATGGGAGTACTGGGGCCAAGAATCAAGCGATATTACATCATTCTTTCGGTATTAAGCGCAATCAGTTTTAGTATCATCGCATTATTTTTTAATCATTCCAACTTGCGCATCGCCTGTACCTCACTCTGGTCTATACTGTTTGTAGTTTATCCGGCTTATCATCTAACAGTGAATAAAAAGGCTACCCCTCTTCAAAAAATCTTAGGTGTATTATTTTATATATTTGCAGCGATTATGCTGATGCGGGCGCTTGTTGCGCTAATTTGGGAGCCCGAAATGAATGTGTTCTCAACAAATCTTACGCAGTCTTTGTATTATCTGGGGATGTATTTATTATTTATTGTGGGGGCTGCCGGTTTTATTCTACTCTCAAATGAACATTCCTTCGTCAAACTAAAAAGAATAGCCAGTTATGATGATTTGACGGCGATCCTAAATCGCGGGGCGTTTCTTCAGGAAGCGGAGATGAAGCTTGAAAAGGCAGTTCGAGCGCAGGAGCATTTCTCATTTTTGCTATTGGATTTGGATTATTTTAAAAAGGTCAACGATACTTATGGTCATGATACCGGTGACATTGTTCTGGAAGATTTCGCATCGACGATTAAAGATAATCTCGGAAATGGCGATTTGTTCGGCAGACTAGGGGGCGAGGAATTCGCAGTCATACTCTGTGGGGTAGATGAACAAAGCTGTGATCAGAAAGCTGAAGCGCTTCGCGAGGCGATAATGAATGCTTCCACTCAAAAAATTCCTCAGGGGTACACAGTTAGTATAGGTGTAATTACGATCATGCCAGATCCGGAGATCTCCATAAATAAATTGTACAAGCTAAGCGACAAGGCATTATATCAAGCCAAACAAGAGGGAAGAAATAGAGTTATCAGATACCGATATGTATACTGA
- a CDS encoding GGDEF domain-containing protein → MHLDLQTLLVCLFLWQAFTVLLIVVYRLRYAQEQTSSLFITAKYLQLAALILLLLKDFIDTPLSLSIIALLALAGGTLESLALLMLLRVFGSKVERYYSILFGVSIIAVVLMYLLMSEDPLVIPVACLAGVLIIAYPAYILCLKVMETSLQIIMGLLYGIVILSLAGRALEPLYSVLGINTQFSQFLYLFFYLGIYLYMFLGTAGIMLLYREDSFAEMERVATYDELTGILNRRSFVLRARPLIAASAMKKLPYSFLLLDVDHFKSINDTYGHNTGDQVLRDLTYKIEQQLGHGDLIGRFGGEEFAVLLHRADEKNSDLIAEGMRDAVIGSIIHGVSMQYTISIGVITIESGELYSLNNLYKLCDNALYQAKKKGRNCVVRSYEI, encoded by the coding sequence ATGCATCTGGATCTCCAGACACTGCTGGTGTGTCTCTTTTTGTGGCAAGCGTTCACGGTGCTGCTTATCGTGGTGTATCGTTTGCGTTATGCGCAGGAACAGACTTCTTCATTGTTTATCACAGCAAAATATTTGCAACTAGCAGCCTTGATCCTCTTATTGCTGAAGGATTTTATAGATACACCACTTAGTCTATCGATCATAGCACTTCTTGCTTTGGCTGGAGGCACGCTCGAAAGCCTGGCGCTTCTAATGCTTCTTAGAGTATTCGGGAGCAAGGTGGAGAGATATTATTCTATATTATTCGGAGTATCCATTATCGCTGTGGTGCTTATGTATTTGTTGATGTCAGAGGATCCACTCGTTATTCCAGTCGCTTGTCTGGCTGGAGTCCTGATTATAGCTTATCCTGCTTATATTCTATGTTTGAAGGTCATGGAGACTTCGCTACAAATAATAATGGGACTGCTGTATGGTATCGTTATCTTATCATTGGCGGGTAGAGCTTTGGAACCGCTGTATTCCGTGTTAGGAATCAATACACAATTTTCACAATTCCTTTATTTGTTTTTTTATCTCGGGATTTATTTGTATATGTTTTTAGGAACCGCTGGAATTATGCTGCTTTATAGAGAGGATTCCTTTGCAGAAATGGAGCGGGTGGCAACTTATGATGAGCTGACAGGTATTTTGAACCGCAGGTCGTTTGTGCTACGTGCTCGGCCTTTAATAGCTGCTTCAGCGATGAAGAAGCTACCCTATTCTTTTTTACTGCTGGATGTGGATCACTTTAAGAGCATAAATGATACTTACGGGCATAATACGGGAGACCAAGTACTGAGAGATCTGACCTATAAAATAGAGCAACAGCTTGGCCATGGTGATCTGATCGGAAGATTTGGGGGAGAAGAGTTCGCAGTGCTCCTGCATAGAGCGGATGAAAAAAATAGTGATCTTATTGCTGAAGGAATGCGCGACGCTGTTATAGGATCAATTATTCATGGCGTATCGATGCAATACACAATTAGCATTGGAGTCATCACGATAGAATCGGGCGAACTTTATTCTCTGAACAATCTCTACAAACTTTGTGATAATGCATTGTATCAAGCTAAGAAAAAGGGACGGAACTGCGTTGTTAGAAGCTACGAAATATAG
- a CDS encoding valine--tRNA ligase — MPTTYDPKSAETKWYSYWTEGGYFRAGGRPDAKAYSIVIPPPNVTGMLHIGHALDFTLQDILIRTKRMQGFDTLWLPGTDHAGIATQTKVEQKLREQGISRHDLGREKFLEQVWEWKDKYANTIHEQWAKMGLSLDYSRERFTLDEGLSKAVREVFVKLYNKGLIYRGKRIINWDPAARTALSDIEVEYKEVNGHLYHLRYPLKDGSGFITVATTRPETMLGDTAVAVHPEDDRYKDLIGKTLILPIIGREIPIIADDYVDKEFGSGAVKITPAHDPNDFEMGQRHNLPQINVMDESGTMNEEAGPYQGQDRSVCRKAITADLKEQGVLINIEDHVHQVGHSERSGAVVEPYLSTQWFVKMQPLAEAAINAQKDGNGVNFVPDRFERTYLNWIENVRDWCISRQLWWGHRIPAWYSESTGELVVANDEEEARRISGLTDLKQDEDVLDTWFSSNLWPFATLGWPDENSADFKRYYPNDVLVTGYDIIYFWVARMIFSALEFTGEKPFSDVLMHGLVRDSEGQKMSKSLGNGVDPLEVIEKYGADAMRYMISTGSTAGQDLRFRWEKVEQARNFANKIWNASRFALMNLEGVSFENIDISGELSTADRWILHRLNETSREITRLIDSYEFGETGRQLYNFIWDDLCDWYIEFAKLSLYGSDAAAKAKTQSVLAYVLDRTMRLIHPFMPFISEEIWQHLPHEGETITLAAWPEYDAALENPQAVAEMNLLMDVIRAVRNIRAEVNVPMSKKVELIIKAGNEETLSIITRNDNYIGRFCNTSSFEAGLNPETPDKVMSAVVTGAELLLPLSGLIDIEQEIARLEKEVQTLNSEVERVEKKLSNQGFVAKAPAKVIEEERAKQADYSAKREKVLARIAELRG; from the coding sequence ATGCCAACAACGTATGATCCGAAATCAGCAGAAACCAAGTGGTATTCTTACTGGACAGAAGGTGGGTATTTCCGTGCAGGCGGGCGTCCAGATGCAAAAGCATATAGCATAGTAATCCCGCCACCAAACGTAACGGGAATGCTGCACATTGGTCATGCGCTTGATTTTACGCTTCAGGATATTCTGATTCGTACGAAACGGATGCAGGGCTTCGACACGTTGTGGCTACCGGGTACGGACCATGCGGGTATCGCAACGCAGACAAAAGTAGAGCAAAAGCTGCGTGAGCAAGGAATCTCAAGACATGATCTCGGCCGCGAGAAGTTCCTGGAGCAGGTGTGGGAGTGGAAAGATAAATATGCGAACACCATTCATGAGCAGTGGGCTAAGATGGGGCTCTCCCTTGACTATTCCCGTGAACGGTTTACCCTGGATGAAGGGTTGTCGAAAGCTGTACGCGAGGTATTCGTTAAGCTCTATAATAAAGGCTTGATCTACCGTGGCAAACGCATTATCAACTGGGACCCGGCGGCTCGTACAGCATTGTCGGATATCGAGGTTGAATATAAAGAAGTTAATGGTCATTTGTATCACCTGCGTTATCCGCTCAAAGACGGTAGCGGATTTATTACAGTAGCGACCACACGTCCGGAGACGATGCTGGGTGATACAGCGGTTGCTGTTCATCCGGAAGACGATCGTTACAAAGATCTGATCGGCAAAACGTTGATCCTGCCGATTATCGGACGTGAGATTCCGATTATCGCTGATGATTATGTAGACAAAGAGTTTGGTAGTGGTGCGGTTAAGATTACACCAGCTCATGATCCGAATGACTTCGAGATGGGTCAACGTCATAACTTACCGCAGATAAACGTAATGGATGAGAGCGGTACGATGAATGAAGAAGCAGGACCTTACCAAGGTCAAGATCGGAGTGTATGCCGTAAGGCCATCACTGCTGACTTGAAGGAGCAAGGTGTACTGATCAATATTGAAGATCATGTGCATCAAGTAGGACACAGCGAACGCTCTGGAGCCGTTGTTGAACCCTACTTGTCCACACAATGGTTCGTGAAGATGCAGCCGCTCGCTGAAGCTGCGATCAATGCACAGAAGGATGGGAACGGGGTTAACTTTGTACCTGACCGTTTCGAGAGAACTTACCTGAACTGGATCGAGAACGTACGTGATTGGTGTATTTCCCGTCAGCTGTGGTGGGGACATCGTATTCCAGCATGGTATTCCGAGTCTACTGGTGAATTGGTTGTGGCAAATGACGAGGAAGAAGCGCGCCGGATCAGTGGTCTAACCGACTTGAAACAGGATGAGGATGTACTGGATACCTGGTTCAGCTCTAATCTGTGGCCTTTCGCCACACTAGGATGGCCAGATGAGAACAGTGCAGATTTCAAACGCTACTATCCGAACGATGTGCTCGTAACAGGCTACGATATTATTTATTTCTGGGTAGCACGGATGATCTTCTCAGCTCTTGAATTTACCGGAGAAAAACCGTTCTCAGATGTATTGATGCATGGTTTGGTACGGGATTCCGAAGGTCAAAAAATGTCCAAATCACTCGGAAATGGCGTAGACCCTCTTGAAGTTATCGAGAAGTATGGCGCAGATGCAATGCGTTACATGATTTCTACCGGAAGTACAGCTGGACAGGATCTACGCTTCCGCTGGGAAAAGGTTGAGCAGGCGCGTAATTTCGCCAATAAGATCTGGAATGCATCACGCTTCGCTTTGATGAACTTGGAAGGCGTAAGCTTTGAGAATATTGACATTTCGGGTGAGCTAAGTACTGCTGATCGCTGGATTTTGCACCGTCTGAACGAAACTTCTCGTGAGATTACGCGTCTAATTGACTCGTACGAGTTCGGTGAGACCGGTCGCCAGCTGTACAACTTCATTTGGGACGATCTATGTGACTGGTATATTGAGTTCGCGAAGCTGTCACTTTACGGATCAGACGCCGCAGCCAAAGCGAAGACTCAGTCTGTACTTGCCTATGTACTAGACCGCACGATGCGCCTGATTCATCCGTTTATGCCGTTTATTTCGGAAGAAATCTGGCAGCACCTTCCGCATGAAGGGGAGACGATTACCCTGGCTGCGTGGCCGGAGTATGATGCTGCTCTGGAGAACCCGCAAGCGGTAGCGGAAATGAATCTGCTGATGGATGTAATCCGGGCCGTTCGTAATATTCGTGCTGAAGTGAATGTACCGATGAGCAAAAAGGTTGAATTGATCATCAAAGCGGGTAATGAAGAGACGCTGAGTATTATCACTCGTAACGACAACTACATTGGACGTTTCTGTAATACGTCTTCTTTCGAAGCTGGCCTTAATCCGGAAACGCCGGATAAGGTAATGTCCGCTGTAGTAACAGGAGCAGAACTGCTTCTGCCATTGTCGGGACTCATCGATATTGAACAAGAAATCGCTCGTCTGGAAAAAGAAGTACAGACGCTGAACAGCGAAGTAGAACGCGTAGAGAAAAAGCTGAGCAATCAAGGCTTCGTAGCCAAAGCTCCGGCTAAAGTTATCGAAGAGGAACGGGCGAAGCAGGCAGATTATTCTGCTAAACGTGAGAAAGTACTTGCCCGCATCGCAGAGCTGAGAGGATAA
- a CDS encoding folylpolyglutamate synthase/dihydrofolate synthase family protein: MDDLNRGGSTAPLATYTEAVDWIKSLIPFGIRPGLDRIEMLMDKLGNPHRRLKFIHVAGTNGKGSTCAFLTSALIQSGYSVGTFTSPYITKFTNRFQYNNTDISEETLVELVNQLRPLVQEISETEFGSPTMFEVTTAVAILFFAGVSCPDVVVWETGLGGRLDVTNIVTPIVSVITNVGHDHMDILGDTLEKVAMEKAGIIKTGVPVVSCVTQPEVVAVLKEKAAACRSTLYLAGEDFSYEANGIREGVQTFHFKGPFRSLELGIVMKGEHQISNAAAAMMVLEVLRQYMAFMLEDEDVLDGLRHAFWAGRLEEVSTSPRIVLDGAHNPEGAESLAKSLPQLYQYGKLNLLMGMLSNKHHESYFKHILPIVDTLILTEPDFQNKMDAENLQVIAESLREKYAKENLAIIVEHNWGKALQLLKSITAEDDLAVVSGTLYLISDVRGTLLQQPDTEKGW, from the coding sequence ATGGATGACCTAAATCGGGGCGGAAGCACCGCCCCTCTTGCGACATACACCGAAGCGGTTGATTGGATCAAGAGCCTAATCCCTTTTGGGATCCGGCCAGGTTTAGATAGAATCGAGATGTTGATGGACAAGCTGGGAAATCCGCACCGTCGGCTGAAATTTATTCATGTGGCGGGTACGAACGGCAAAGGTTCAACTTGTGCTTTTTTGACTAGTGCACTTATACAAAGCGGCTATTCAGTAGGCACTTTTACGTCTCCGTATATTACAAAGTTCACGAATAGGTTCCAATATAATAATACGGACATCTCTGAAGAAACGCTTGTCGAGCTGGTTAACCAACTTCGTCCATTAGTCCAAGAAATTTCGGAAACGGAGTTTGGCTCACCTACGATGTTCGAGGTAACTACAGCTGTGGCCATTCTATTTTTTGCGGGCGTCTCTTGTCCTGACGTTGTCGTATGGGAGACCGGGCTTGGGGGAAGGCTGGATGTAACGAATATCGTTACTCCGATTGTTTCAGTGATTACTAATGTCGGTCATGATCACATGGATATTTTGGGAGATACGCTAGAGAAGGTAGCCATGGAGAAAGCCGGAATTATCAAGACGGGGGTACCTGTTGTTAGCTGCGTAACTCAGCCGGAAGTCGTGGCGGTTCTGAAAGAGAAAGCAGCGGCTTGCCGCTCTACTCTTTATCTTGCCGGAGAAGATTTTAGTTATGAAGCAAATGGAATCCGTGAGGGTGTGCAGACTTTCCATTTCAAAGGTCCCTTTCGTTCGCTTGAACTTGGGATCGTAATGAAAGGCGAGCATCAGATTAGCAATGCGGCAGCTGCCATGATGGTACTTGAGGTTCTGCGTCAATATATGGCCTTTATGCTTGAGGATGAAGATGTTCTTGATGGTTTGCGCCACGCATTCTGGGCTGGAAGGCTGGAAGAGGTAAGTACGTCTCCAAGGATTGTACTGGATGGTGCACATAATCCGGAAGGCGCGGAGAGTCTTGCAAAAAGTCTGCCTCAGCTCTATCAATACGGTAAATTAAATTTACTTATGGGAATGCTGTCAAATAAGCATCATGAATCCTACTTTAAGCATATACTGCCTATAGTGGATACGCTCATCCTGACCGAACCGGATTTCCAGAACAAAATGGACGCGGAGAATCTGCAAGTTATCGCAGAAAGTCTGCGGGAGAAATATGCCAAGGAAAACTTGGCAATCATAGTAGAACATAATTGGGGAAAAGCGCTGCAGCTACTGAAGTCGATTACAGCGGAGGATGACCTTGCCGTCGTATCTGGTACGCTGTATTTAATCTCTGACGTACGCGGTACACTTTTGCAGCAACCCGATACTGAAAAAGGCTGGTGA